One window from the genome of Commensalibacter oyaizuii encodes:
- a CDS encoding sensor histidine kinase KdpD, which yields MDRPDPDSLLQQLNQQEQKAKRGKLRIYFGAVAGVGKTYAMLRAAQELQKNSHKKIVVGYIETHGRKETEKQLIGLTCLSRKNLTYKGKIILEFDLDQAIAMKPDILLVDELAHTNIEGGRHPKRWQDIDELLSHGIDVWTTLNVQHLESLNHVISQITTISVYETVPDVFFDSADEIILVDTTTDELLHRLKTGKIYKVEQARRAFQHFFRKGNLISLREIALRRTADRIKSDVKTYRQEQSLQTVWQTETGILAYLTYDTDHEHLIRTTARWAQQLGCVWHILFIEAAQYKKKSIGKYNYILKQLQFARSLGAVTSIINDDEPENAIIHYAYKHNLAKILYIPVIKTIGSWWKKDLIHIIMSLAPELEYIQISQTTVSVGKEEIPTHSSFVLYPQKTVNIKKRLIPYIYTVISTIALAVILWPISFHIDGANIVLFFLLLVMLSSIRFGRNVGIFASIIGILTFDFCFIRPKFSLNVSDLQYLITFGVMLFVGSISSQLMAHLKYRAKIAKVRENRVQTLFQFARSLSGFLEYGQVIQKSIQVLTQEFGGKAVILMPASDDQLCFNESKEINMAIAQWAFHHKAEAGFATDTLPKHQYRYLPLTAPVSIRGILALSPKQPYDFLVPEKKQLLDTITSLIAIALERIHFADAARQVLIQVESEQLRNTLLSTISHDLRTPLTSLMGQAEYLVHHYKDLTSEQLYQNLRSIYDGSRSIHEMVCNVLDMARIDTGHFKINISWQSVEEVIGSVLHQYSSSHPEIYIKVNRPSYCPLVEFDPVLIGRVINNLIENAIKYSDESPDICIEITYKDKRLFISVLDRGIGIALGQEVSIFEKFNRGKTESSKLGAGLGLSIAKTIVEAHHGKIFASQRIGGGSCFTFYIPANPEPSIELEEAI from the coding sequence ATGGATCGTCCTGACCCAGACTCTTTGCTGCAACAATTAAACCAGCAAGAACAAAAGGCTAAGCGGGGAAAATTGCGTATTTATTTTGGCGCTGTGGCTGGGGTTGGGAAAACATATGCAATGTTACGTGCAGCACAAGAGCTGCAAAAAAATAGTCATAAAAAAATTGTTGTTGGATATATTGAAACCCATGGCAGAAAGGAGACTGAAAAACAATTAATAGGATTGACGTGCCTTTCGCGTAAGAATTTAACTTACAAAGGGAAAATTATTCTTGAATTTGATCTGGATCAGGCAATAGCTATGAAGCCAGATATTTTATTGGTGGATGAGCTAGCACATACAAATATCGAGGGGGGACGCCATCCAAAACGCTGGCAAGATATTGATGAATTGCTTTCGCATGGCATTGACGTTTGGACAACATTGAATGTTCAGCATTTGGAAAGTCTTAATCATGTTATCAGTCAAATAACCACGATTTCTGTCTATGAAACGGTTCCCGATGTTTTTTTTGATTCAGCAGACGAAATTATACTAGTTGATACCACAACAGACGAATTGCTCCACCGTTTAAAAACTGGAAAAATTTATAAAGTTGAACAGGCAAGACGTGCCTTTCAACATTTTTTTCGCAAAGGGAATTTAATTTCTTTACGAGAAATTGCCCTTAGACGTACGGCAGATCGTATAAAATCAGATGTTAAAACATATCGTCAAGAACAATCTTTGCAAACGGTTTGGCAAACAGAAACTGGTATTTTGGCCTATTTGACTTATGATACAGATCACGAACACTTAATTCGTACAACTGCACGATGGGCACAGCAGTTGGGATGTGTTTGGCATATTTTGTTTATTGAGGCTGCACAGTATAAAAAAAAATCTATTGGAAAATATAACTATATACTAAAACAACTGCAATTTGCGCGTAGTTTGGGTGCGGTTACATCAATTATAAATGATGATGAGCCCGAAAACGCTATTATTCATTATGCATATAAACATAATTTAGCAAAAATTTTGTATATTCCTGTGATTAAAACAATTGGATCGTGGTGGAAAAAGGATTTAATTCATATCATAATGTCTTTGGCGCCTGAATTGGAATATATCCAAATCAGTCAAACAACCGTATCTGTTGGGAAAGAGGAAATACCAACGCATTCATCCTTTGTTTTATATCCCCAAAAAACGGTTAATATTAAAAAACGGCTTATTCCTTACATTTACACTGTTATTTCCACAATTGCATTAGCAGTCATTCTATGGCCAATATCTTTTCATATTGACGGTGCGAATATTGTCCTATTCTTTTTATTGTTGGTAATGTTAAGCAGCATTCGTTTTGGACGAAATGTGGGTATTTTTGCGTCCATTATTGGAATTCTAACGTTTGATTTTTGTTTTATTCGACCTAAATTCTCGTTAAATGTCAGTGATTTACAATATCTTATTACTTTTGGGGTGATGTTGTTTGTTGGATCAATATCCAGTCAATTAATGGCGCATTTAAAATATAGAGCAAAGATTGCAAAAGTTCGTGAAAATCGTGTGCAAACCTTGTTCCAATTTGCCCGATCTTTGTCAGGTTTTTTAGAGTATGGGCAAGTCATTCAAAAAAGTATACAAGTTCTTACCCAAGAATTTGGTGGTAAAGCTGTTATATTAATGCCTGCCTCTGATGATCAATTATGCTTTAATGAATCCAAAGAAATTAATATGGCGATCGCACAATGGGCATTCCATCATAAAGCAGAGGCAGGTTTTGCGACAGACACGTTACCTAAACATCAATACCGTTATCTACCCTTAACTGCACCTGTCTCAATTCGAGGGATCTTAGCATTATCCCCAAAGCAGCCTTACGATTTTTTAGTTCCCGAAAAAAAACAACTTTTGGATACGATTACTAGCTTGATTGCGATTGCTTTAGAGCGTATTCATTTTGCTGATGCGGCACGTCAGGTATTAATTCAAGTTGAATCAGAACAATTAAGAAATACACTTTTATCTACTATCTCGCATGATTTGCGTACGCCACTAACCAGTTTGATGGGGCAGGCAGAATATTTAGTACATCATTATAAAGATCTTACATCAGAACAGCTTTACCAAAATTTAAGATCAATTTATGATGGATCGCGCTCCATTCATGAAATGGTTTGTAATGTTTTGGATATGGCGCGTATTGATACTGGACATTTCAAAATTAATATAAGTTGGCAATCAGTAGAAGAGGTCATCGGCAGTGTTTTACATCAATATTCATCAAGCCACCCTGAAATTTATATTAAAGTAAATCGTCCATCTTATTGTCCATTGGTTGAATTTGATCCTGTTTTAATTGGGCGTGTTATAAATAATTTAATTGAAAATGCAATCAAATATAGTGATGAATCGCCAGATATTTGTATTGAGATTACCTATAAAGATAAACGACTTTTTATTTCTGTATTAGATAGAGGGATAGGTATTGCGTTGGGGCAAGAGGTTTCTATTTTTGAAAAATTTAACCGTGGTAAAACTGAAAGTTCCAAATTAGGGGCAGGTCTGGGACTAAGTATTGCGAAAACGATTGTTGAAGCTCATCATGGGAAGATCTTTGCATCACAGCGCATAGGAGGAGGAAGTTGCTTTACGTTTTATATCCCTGCCAATCCAGAACCCTCTATTGAGCTTGAAGAGGCAATCTAA
- a CDS encoding response regulator produces MEINHSVLIVEDSEPIRRFLNQALKAENWQVFECDSVARALIETASRQPSLVLLDLGLTDQDGKEYIKEVRQWSNVPILILTARHDEEEKVAALDMGADDYITKPFGIPELFARMRAQLRRIALPSVSSVNIFQFGPVCVDFSNRCVKKGDAEVHLTPIEYKLLGELIKNVGRVCTQRQLLLAVWGPNYIEQPHYLRIYMGHLRQKLEDNPTNPKFLLTEVGIGYRLISKSD; encoded by the coding sequence ATGGAAATTAATCACAGCGTTCTAATTGTCGAAGATTCAGAACCCATTCGCCGTTTTCTGAACCAAGCACTAAAAGCTGAAAATTGGCAAGTATTTGAATGCGATAGTGTGGCGCGTGCGTTAATTGAAACGGCTTCAAGACAACCCAGTCTTGTCTTGTTAGATTTGGGGTTAACCGACCAAGATGGCAAAGAATATATTAAAGAGGTTAGGCAATGGTCGAATGTGCCCATTCTTATTTTAACAGCACGTCATGACGAAGAAGAAAAAGTAGCTGCCTTGGATATGGGGGCTGATGATTACATAACAAAACCTTTTGGTATCCCAGAACTGTTTGCGCGTATGCGTGCACAATTACGTAGGATAGCATTACCGTCAGTATCATCAGTCAATATATTTCAATTTGGGCCTGTTTGTGTGGATTTTAGCAATCGATGTGTTAAAAAAGGGGATGCAGAGGTTCATTTAACCCCAATTGAATACAAATTATTAGGCGAGTTAATTAAAAATGTTGGCCGCGTTTGTACACAACGTCAGTTATTGCTTGCTGTATGGGGACCAAATTATATTGAACAGCCACATTATTTGCGGATATATATGGGGCATTTGCGTCAAAAATTAGAAGATAATCCAACTAACCCCAAATTCTTGTTAACAGAGGTGGGAATTGGATATCGGTTGATCTCTAAATCAGATTGA
- the lptB gene encoding LPS export ABC transporter ATP-binding protein → MASHIHHNDATIPTESVGLVAENIGKTYKKRPVVQNVSLRVHRGEAVGLLGPNGAGKTTSFYMIVGLVQPDTGSIKLDGADITKLPMYRRARLGIGYLPQEASIFRGLNVEQNIMSVLEVVEPDYDKRRTILDGLLAEFGITHLRRSPSLSLSGGERRRLEIARALASDPNYILLDEPLAGIDPIAVGEIRDLVSHLKDRGIGVLITDHNVRETLEIIDRAYIMNSGQLLMEGIPSEVVAHEDVRRVYLGEKFSM, encoded by the coding sequence ATGGCTTCACATATTCATCATAATGACGCCACCATTCCCACGGAATCTGTTGGATTAGTTGCTGAAAATATTGGAAAAACGTATAAAAAACGCCCTGTTGTGCAAAATGTTTCTTTGCGGGTTCACCGCGGTGAAGCAGTTGGATTATTGGGACCCAATGGTGCAGGGAAAACAACCAGTTTTTATATGATTGTGGGGTTGGTTCAACCTGATACAGGATCAATTAAACTGGATGGTGCCGATATTACCAAACTTCCCATGTATAGAAGGGCACGCTTAGGTATTGGGTATCTTCCGCAAGAGGCAAGTATTTTCCGTGGCCTTAATGTCGAGCAAAATATTATGTCTGTTTTAGAAGTGGTAGAACCTGATTATGACAAACGACGCACCATTTTAGATGGATTATTGGCAGAATTTGGTATCACACATTTGCGTCGTTCGCCTTCTTTGTCATTATCAGGTGGGGAACGCAGACGTCTGGAAATTGCCAGAGCACTTGCCAGTGATCCAAACTATATCCTACTTGATGAACCCTTGGCGGGGATTGATCCGATTGCTGTTGGTGAAATCCGCGATCTTGTCTCCCATCTAAAAGACAGAGGGATTGGTGTGTTAATTACGGATCATAATGTAAGAGAAACACTGGAAATTATTGATCGTGCTTATATTATGAACAGCGGTCAGCTGTTAATGGAAGGGATTCCATCAGAAGTTGTCGCACATGAAGATGTTCGTCGCGTTTACTTAGGTGAAAAATTCTCTATGTAA
- a CDS encoding LptA/OstA family protein, with amino-acid sequence MNYKHALLLALLCFTSEGLYASGALAQNIDLSHGGQITVTALGGFNWDQNAKSVTAYDHAKAVRGDVTVTADRLVAMYRKKANAADNQPKPEEKKDDQKSGDITQDSSGSNEIYRLYAYGHVHIYTNTDQAWGDKAIYDIDQATLVLTGKNMKLTTPQNIMTARDAMEYHSQTRMSVGRGDATVTSIKDGRRIKADVLVGYSAPTDQKSQPANANNNKNSDDVTRSSKLEKVNAFGNVVVRTQNETVRGDRGVYVPNTGIARVVGNVHITRGSNQLNGHAAIINMRTGIAHMTEAPGRRVQGLVVPNESNQPNK; translated from the coding sequence ATGAACTACAAGCACGCTTTGTTATTAGCACTACTCTGTTTTACGAGTGAAGGATTATATGCTTCAGGTGCATTGGCACAAAATATAGATTTATCCCATGGGGGACAAATAACGGTTACTGCTTTGGGTGGGTTTAATTGGGATCAAAATGCAAAATCTGTTACTGCTTATGATCATGCCAAAGCCGTTCGAGGGGACGTAACCGTTACTGCTGATCGCTTGGTTGCCATGTATCGTAAAAAAGCCAACGCAGCAGACAATCAACCAAAACCCGAAGAAAAGAAAGACGACCAAAAAAGCGGTGATATTACCCAAGACAGCTCGGGTTCAAACGAAATATATCGATTATATGCATATGGTCACGTTCATATTTATACCAATACTGATCAAGCTTGGGGGGATAAAGCCATTTATGATATTGATCAGGCAACTCTTGTCCTGACGGGTAAAAATATGAAATTAACCACACCACAAAACATCATGACGGCTAGGGATGCAATGGAGTACCATTCCCAAACACGTATGTCCGTTGGTCGTGGGGATGCAACTGTTACCAGTATCAAAGATGGCCGCAGAATCAAGGCCGATGTGTTAGTTGGATATAGCGCGCCAACAGATCAAAAAAGCCAACCCGCAAATGCCAATAACAACAAAAATTCTGACGACGTTACTCGATCCAGCAAACTTGAAAAAGTAAACGCATTTGGTAACGTTGTTGTCCGTACACAAAATGAAACCGTAAGGGGTGATCGTGGTGTGTACGTACCCAATACAGGTATTGCTCGTGTTGTTGGTAATGTTCATATTACCCGTGGATCGAACCAATTAAATGGTCATGCGGCTATAATCAATATGCGCACTGGTATTGCCCATATGACAGAAGCACCAGGCAGACGGGTTCAAGGATTGGTAGTTCCTAATGAATCCAACCAGCCGAACAAATAA
- the lptC gene encoding LPS export ABC transporter periplasmic protein LptC: MNDNKKEPSLKPLNSSSKVERTDFQNKQNYLKQRARPSVARRQVPKPEEIHRRKQVIKWTKWILPALALLLLGSIAVWPEIDRIINTNKEIIKQLARIKVESGTMVGATFHGLDSHDRPYTITSNKVVQKSNNSDMIRLSDPKADILLQNNDWLMVTADQGIYMQHQQNLNLYDHVVLYRDDGLFMYSDIADIALKYSVVTADNWIHAEGPFGQLDAQAYFLDLHAGIAQFQGPGRLILNDDKKSSSSSPSQPLKSSE; encoded by the coding sequence ATGAACGATAATAAAAAAGAGCCATCCTTAAAGCCTCTCAACTCATCCTCTAAGGTTGAACGAACAGATTTTCAAAACAAGCAAAATTATCTAAAACAACGTGCAAGACCCTCTGTTGCTAGAAGACAAGTCCCAAAACCTGAGGAAATCCATCGGCGCAAGCAAGTTATAAAATGGACGAAATGGATACTTCCCGCCCTTGCTTTACTATTATTAGGGTCGATAGCCGTATGGCCAGAAATCGACCGAATAATTAATACAAACAAGGAAATTATTAAACAATTAGCAAGAATTAAAGTGGAAAGTGGTACCATGGTTGGTGCAACCTTTCACGGTCTTGACTCCCATGATCGGCCTTATACAATTACCTCAAATAAAGTCGTTCAAAAATCTAATAATAGTGATATGATCCGCCTCAGTGATCCCAAAGCAGACATTTTACTGCAAAATAATGACTGGTTGATGGTCACTGCTGATCAAGGGATTTATATGCAACATCAACAAAATTTGAATTTATATGATCATGTTGTTTTATATCGAGATGACGGGTTATTTATGTACAGCGACATTGCAGATATCGCATTAAAATATTCAGTTGTGACAGCAGATAATTGGATTCACGCCGAAGGCCCTTTTGGTCAGCTGGACGCACAGGCATATTTCTTGGATCTTCACGCCGGTATAGCCCAATTTCAAGGACCTGGAAGATTGATTTTAAATGATGATAAGAAATCTTCCTCATCTTCCCCTTCCCAACCATTAAAATCATCGGAATAA
- a CDS encoding KpsF/GutQ family sugar-phosphate isomerase, with product MKPLISPSDIHVACEALNIESKGIQDLIYALQNTPNLSNSFIQTIALISTLQGRVVLTGIGKSGHIAKKIQSTLASTGTPSLFVHPAEAAHGDLGMIQPKDGVIAISASGETQELASIIVHTRRFGISLIAITTNPHSTLAKESDIAMVLPQSKEACPLGLAPTTSAIMQLALGDAIAITLLKKRHFTASDFGTYHPGGRLGNKLKIVRDLMHTENEIPLGLPSMPMHEAIMEMTQKALGCIGIVSNDKKLIGLITDGDLRRTLDKDIRQLTTQDVMNTDPLTIHADMLAAEALHLMNNNKHPITCLFVVDHDHHPIGVLHIHDLLRAGIA from the coding sequence ATGAAACCACTAATATCCCCTTCTGATATTCATGTTGCTTGTGAAGCCTTGAACATCGAGAGTAAAGGTATTCAAGATCTTATTTATGCACTACAAAATACCCCTAACCTTTCCAACAGTTTTATCCAAACCATTGCATTAATATCAACGCTACAAGGTCGTGTTGTTCTGACAGGAATTGGAAAGTCAGGGCATATTGCTAAAAAAATACAATCAACGCTTGCATCAACAGGTACGCCGTCTCTTTTTGTTCATCCTGCTGAGGCCGCTCATGGCGATTTAGGTATGATACAACCCAAAGACGGCGTTATCGCAATTTCTGCATCTGGTGAAACACAAGAACTGGCCAGTATTATTGTTCATACACGTCGATTTGGAATATCATTGATTGCCATAACAACAAATCCACATTCTACCTTGGCCAAAGAATCCGATATCGCAATGGTTTTACCACAATCAAAAGAGGCCTGCCCCTTGGGACTGGCTCCGACTACCAGTGCCATTATGCAATTGGCACTAGGGGATGCCATTGCTATTACCCTACTTAAAAAGCGCCATTTTACAGCATCGGATTTTGGGACTTATCATCCTGGTGGGCGATTAGGCAATAAATTAAAAATTGTTCGTGACCTAATGCATACTGAAAATGAAATACCCTTGGGCTTGCCGTCCATGCCAATGCACGAAGCAATTATGGAGATGACACAAAAAGCATTAGGCTGTATAGGTATTGTTTCTAATGATAAAAAATTAATCGGATTAATTACAGATGGGGATTTACGTCGCACACTTGACAAAGATATCAGACAATTAACCACTCAAGATGTTATGAACACTGATCCATTAACCATTCACGCAGATATGTTAGCAGCAGAGGCATTACACCTCATGAATAATAATAAACATCCTATTACCTGTTTGTTTGTTGTTGATCATGATCACCATCCTATTGGCGTATTACACATTCACGATCTTTTACGTGCAGGAATAGCATGA
- a CDS encoding ribonuclease D, with protein MTINACVIPDYIHLYQNDLPDTLDLGYVIAIDTETMGLNHYRDRLCLIQISSGDGQVHLVQFIPEHLGGNGFHACPNLKKILTDPKVTKLMHYARFDVGILQYALNIKIPSVKCTKIAAKLVRTFTDKHGLASLCKDLLKIELSKQQQSSDWGAAILSPEQLVYAASDVLYLHQLWQVLKELLIRENRLELAESCFAFLSARADLDILGYNLPDIFDHRSS; from the coding sequence ATGACAATAAACGCATGCGTGATCCCCGATTACATCCATCTTTATCAAAATGATCTGCCTGATACTTTAGACCTTGGTTATGTTATAGCCATTGATACAGAAACGATGGGCTTAAATCACTATCGCGATCGTCTGTGTTTAATTCAAATTTCGAGTGGAGATGGACAAGTTCATTTAGTGCAATTCATCCCTGAACATCTGGGGGGAAACGGGTTTCACGCATGCCCCAATTTAAAAAAGATTTTAACCGATCCCAAGGTTACAAAGTTAATGCACTATGCACGTTTTGACGTAGGAATTTTACAATATGCATTAAATATCAAAATCCCTTCGGTCAAATGCACAAAAATTGCTGCTAAACTGGTCAGAACCTTTACCGACAAACATGGTTTGGCCTCCTTGTGCAAAGATTTACTAAAAATTGAACTTAGTAAACAACAACAGAGTTCTGATTGGGGGGCAGCTATACTAAGTCCTGAACAACTGGTTTATGCTGCTTCTGATGTTCTATATTTACATCAATTATGGCAAGTTCTCAAAGAATTACTGATCCGCGAAAACCGCCTTGAACTTGCAGAATCTTGTTTTGCTTTTCTTTCTGCACGTGCTGATTTAGATATTTTAGGGTATAATTTGCCAGATATTTTTGATCATCGCAGCTCGTAA
- a CDS encoding EVE domain-containing protein, with amino-acid sequence MNYWLVKSEPDAYSWQEQIHNHIEPWTGVRNHQAKKNLQSMRNGDLAFFYHSNVGKEIVGIVKIVKEAYPDPTDPEHKWVCVDVETVCPVPNPVTLKQIKTDPTLQDIGLIKQSRLSVMSITSEHWAILCRLGQVPTKYQQNKEN; translated from the coding sequence ATGAATTATTGGCTGGTTAAATCAGAACCTGATGCGTATTCATGGCAAGAACAAATACATAATCATATTGAACCATGGACAGGGGTTCGTAATCACCAAGCAAAAAAAAATTTACAATCCATGAGGAATGGCGATCTAGCCTTTTTTTATCACTCTAATGTTGGTAAAGAAATTGTAGGTATTGTCAAAATTGTTAAAGAAGCCTATCCAGATCCAACCGATCCTGAACATAAATGGGTATGCGTTGATGTTGAAACCGTTTGTCCTGTTCCCAACCCTGTAACCTTAAAACAAATCAAAACAGATCCAACTTTGCAAGATATTGGATTAATCAAGCAATCACGCCTATCTGTCATGTCTATTACCAGCGAACATTGGGCAATTCTTTGTCGCCTGGGTCAAGTTCCGACAAAATACCAACAAAACAAAGAAAATTAA